A window of the Bacteroidota bacterium genome harbors these coding sequences:
- a CDS encoding T9SS type A sorting domain-containing protein codes for MNVIHNPSSYSTFIRDAEIHPFSGIDTITGLKISGSVALKSDSSLVRVIFSDDKGLEYMVFESYPLIASQYNYAFTQQCDETCYLNFFKPYSINIQIIDAALTIDTLQVITNSTGNLDSLQYSYKRIKDTLKIAMININIPRFNLEYSAGDMAFVKEYYSSKKIIFGDKYNLGGYDYYKGGIFSLPWPAERNYCRTNMVKYFDWRNRHGANREGSPYYDFDATGSGWMTKARCQGGCGSCFAFAPVSVLEADINLYFNQHLDLNLSEQDVICNSPGSHGCDGGYSDSVFYYLQSPGVRTEYCFPYMQTGDTDTCDILNDSCNNPDTVVRINGHGSVPMTNTEQIMSKLITKGPQSVVFRPSPGTRHVVALMGYIVDPVDSSMIWIYKDSYGENQGENGFYYARMTIIEDPNFIFTPIFFDSITPPVRKCFDWDDDGYFNWGIGDSLSGCSGLEDCDDSNPYLGPYDPETYYCSCLLPYIPLPDTVTSNTTWTENIGINRDIVIDSSVTLTITDTVFFAPEAKLIVMPGAKVIIDGGTLTKACIEKWQGVEVWGNPDQSQFYDSCQGKVYLSNNGSVQNAITGIITGKKVDGNYVQGYEGGIIIARDAQFLNNNNDIEFRPYQNIHPFDSTNEVNNFSYFAKCTFQTDYLACLDFELPGAHVILNGVKGVGFFGCSFKYIFPTSEANVGALTEENIGIYANDADVWVVPGYEYPDPMYEPCGEGCYKLIPCSFDNLWYGIKAFNSGGNWKFKSDHTFFDNNIAGIYLSGFEQPTIISDTFMMTGSHNIDLQNDPFWGGIYMEDCSGYHIEANQFTGKYDLGGITPHSDYWRIGIYVKNSGTEDNEIYNNTFSHLQGAIVAEGNNRGDTTGLCLKCNDMVSNQNDLLVWEEERANGNLPMGIREYQGADTSLIDAPAGNTFTLYNDPASDGEGYEKYFYDYFNDALNIKYIHHQLSQEILVAPTPENYTSNKIDLIEKEGLIYGKDSSCPSRLGNNNYKSGYDPRLEMTLSKGLINQYRNLLNSLVDGGSTEDLNFDVMTSLPNEALEIRQQLLDESPYLSDTVMKQAIYKEDVLPNAMIRDVFTANPQSAKSQEVLNSLDNRFDPMPDYMMTEIMQGRDYLGAKEVLESRLGYWQQLRARAKNHLIRKFLSDTTILHPYDSLIALYEDEADLQSKYRLAFCYFNNEQAEQALNVLNEIPATYELNTYQTAIHQDFEDYFNVIKMIHDSTWSVQQLDSLSVNTLHEIMNNGYPLINGYARGLLVKGNFINYTEKVYFPPNIKSYPEYHFTPHEVIVEKEDHLKLFPNPAWDYVIVYYNTSEYEINGKLLMFDINGKMIKTMILPDYLNQLTVSLKNLPNGIYMISLYEKDNLIESKKITKVGNK; via the coding sequence TTGAATGTCATTCACAATCCATCATCATATAGTACTTTTATCCGGGATGCTGAAATCCATCCTTTTTCAGGAATAGACACAATTACCGGATTAAAGATCAGCGGATCAGTTGCTCTGAAAAGTGATTCAAGCCTTGTCAGAGTAATCTTTTCAGATGACAAAGGTTTGGAATATATGGTGTTTGAGTCGTATCCATTAATTGCATCACAATACAATTATGCGTTTACACAACAGTGTGATGAAACATGCTACTTAAACTTTTTTAAACCGTATAGTATTAATATTCAAATCATAGATGCTGCCTTGACAATTGATACTCTTCAAGTAATAACAAACAGTACCGGGAACCTTGATTCGTTGCAATATAGTTACAAAAGAATAAAAGATACCCTTAAGATTGCGATGATAAATATAAATATTCCCCGGTTTAACCTGGAATATTCAGCAGGCGATATGGCATTTGTCAAAGAGTACTATAGCAGCAAGAAAATAATCTTTGGAGATAAGTATAATCTTGGTGGTTATGATTATTATAAGGGTGGAATTTTTAGTTTACCCTGGCCGGCAGAAAGAAATTATTGTCGTACAAATATGGTAAAATATTTCGATTGGCGCAATCGTCATGGAGCCAACAGAGAGGGCTCTCCTTATTATGATTTTGATGCAACAGGTTCGGGCTGGATGACAAAAGCCCGGTGTCAAGGCGGCTGTGGATCCTGTTTTGCTTTTGCTCCGGTGAGTGTACTTGAAGCTGATATTAACCTGTATTTCAATCAGCATCTTGATTTAAATCTTTCAGAACAGGATGTCATTTGCAATTCACCTGGCAGTCATGGTTGCGATGGCGGGTATAGCGACAGTGTTTTTTATTATTTACAAAGTCCTGGAGTACGGACGGAATATTGTTTTCCTTATATGCAAACAGGTGATACGGATACTTGTGATATATTAAATGACAGTTGTAATAATCCCGATACCGTTGTACGGATCAATGGGCATGGATCAGTACCAATGACCAATACTGAACAAATTATGTCGAAACTAATTACCAAAGGACCGCAATCTGTAGTTTTCAGGCCCTCTCCAGGCACAAGGCATGTTGTGGCCCTTATGGGTTATATTGTCGATCCCGTTGATTCGAGTATGATCTGGATATACAAAGACAGTTATGGAGAAAATCAAGGAGAGAATGGTTTCTATTATGCCAGAATGACTATTATTGAAGATCCTAATTTTATATTTACTCCTATATTTTTTGATAGCATCACACCACCGGTACGCAAGTGTTTTGACTGGGACGATGATGGTTATTTTAATTGGGGTATAGGTGATAGTCTATCTGGTTGTTCAGGATTGGAGGATTGTGATGATTCAAATCCTTATCTGGGACCTTATGATCCTGAGACCTATTATTGTTCGTGTTTACTGCCATATATTCCTTTACCTGATACCGTCACATCCAATACGACATGGACAGAAAACATTGGCATTAACCGTGATATAGTCATTGATTCGTCCGTTACCCTAACAATAACGGATACAGTTTTTTTTGCGCCGGAAGCGAAACTCATCGTCATGCCCGGAGCTAAGGTGATTATTGACGGGGGTACACTAACCAAGGCCTGTATAGAAAAATGGCAGGGTGTTGAGGTTTGGGGTAATCCCGATCAATCACAATTCTATGATTCTTGCCAGGGGAAAGTATATCTAAGCAACAATGGATCGGTGCAAAATGCGATCACTGGAATAATAACAGGTAAAAAAGTAGATGGAAATTATGTACAAGGTTATGAGGGGGGTATAATAATAGCAAGGGATGCACAGTTTTTGAACAACAACAACGATATTGAATTTCGTCCTTATCAAAACATACATCCTTTTGATTCGACAAATGAAGTAAATAATTTCAGCTATTTTGCAAAATGTACATTCCAAACAGATTATCTGGCTTGTTTGGATTTTGAATTGCCCGGCGCTCATGTTATACTGAACGGAGTAAAGGGAGTTGGATTCTTCGGTTGTTCTTTTAAATATATTTTTCCAACATCGGAGGCAAATGTAGGCGCTTTAACTGAAGAAAATATTGGTATTTACGCTAATGATGCTGATGTTTGGGTGGTGCCTGGATATGAATATCCTGATCCGATGTATGAGCCTTGCGGCGAGGGTTGCTATAAGCTGATTCCCTGTTCCTTTGATAATCTCTGGTATGGAATAAAAGCATTTAACAGTGGTGGCAACTGGAAATTTAAGTCTGATCATACCTTCTTCGACAATAACATTGCAGGCATCTATCTCTCAGGATTTGAGCAGCCTACCATCATTTCCGATACATTTATGATGACGGGAAGTCATAACATTGATCTTCAGAATGACCCCTTCTGGGGTGGAATTTATATGGAAGATTGCTCAGGGTATCATATTGAAGCTAATCAGTTCACAGGGAAATACGACCTGGGTGGCATTACTCCTCACTCCGACTACTGGCGAATTGGAATATATGTGAAAAACTCCGGTACTGAAGATAATGAGATATACAACAATACATTTTCACATTTACAAGGGGCGATTGTTGCCGAAGGAAATAACAGGGGCGATACTACCGGTTTATGCCTTAAATGTAATGATATGGTTAGCAATCAAAACGACCTGCTCGTTTGGGAAGAGGAACGTGCAAACGGTAATCTGCCGATGGGAATAAGGGAATATCAGGGTGCCGATACAAGCCTGATAGATGCCCCGGCAGGAAATACTTTTACACTATACAATGATCCGGCTTCTGACGGAGAAGGTTATGAAAAATATTTTTACGACTACTTCAATGATGCACTGAATATTAAATATATTCATCACCAGTTATCTCAAGAAATTTTAGTAGCTCCTACTCCTGAGAATTATACTTCTAATAAAATAGATCTAATTGAAAAAGAAGGCCTTATATATGGAAAAGACTCGTCATGTCCTTCACGTCTGGGTAACAATAATTATAAGAGCGGTTATGATCCACGGCTTGAAATGACACTTTCAAAGGGATTGATCAATCAATACCGGAATTTGTTAAACTCTTTGGTAGACGGAGGCAGCACTGAAGATCTGAATTTTGATGTGATGACAAGCTTACCTAATGAAGCTTTGGAGATAAGGCAGCAATTACTGGATGAATCGCCTTACCTGTCCGATACCGTTATGAAACAGGCCATTTACAAAGAGGATGTCCTGCCTAATGCTATGATACGGGATGTGTTTACAGCTAATCCACAATCGGCCAAGTCGCAGGAGGTGCTTAACTCTCTGGATAATCGTTTTGATCCAATGCCCGATTACATGATGACGGAGATTATGCAGGGACGGGACTATCTTGGAGCAAAAGAAGTTCTTGAATCACGGCTGGGTTACTGGCAACAGTTGCGTGCAAGAGCCAAAAATCACCTGATACGGAAATTCCTGTCAGACACCACCATACTTCATCCTTACGATAGCTTGATAGCTTTGTATGAAGATGAAGCAGATCTTCAGTCAAAATACAGGTTAGCCTTCTGCTATTTTAACAATGAACAGGCAGAACAAGCGCTGAATGTACTAAATGAGATTCCTGCCACATACGAATTAAACACTTACCAAACTGCTATACACCAGGATTTCGAAGATTATTTCAATGTCATAAAAATGATACATGACAGTACCTGGAGTGTACAGCAATTGGATTCACTATCGGTCAATACCTTGCATGAAATTATGAACAATGGGTATCCATTGATCAACGGTTATGCTCGGGGATTACTAGTAAAAGGCAACTTCATTAATTATACTGAAAAAGTTTATTTTCCGCCAAACATAAAATCTTACCCTGAATATCATTTCACACCTCACGAAGTAATTGTTGAAAAGGAGGATCATTTGAAATTGTTTCCTAATCCTGCCTGGGATTATGTGATTGTTTATTATAATACTTCTGAGTATGAAATTAATGGTAAATTGCTCATGTTTGATATCAACGGAAAGATGATTAAAACTATGATACTTCCGGATTATTTAAATCAATTAACTGTTTCATTAAAAAATCTCCCTAATGGGATTTATATGATAAGCTTATATGAAAAGGATAATCTGATTGAGAGTAAAAAAATTACCAAAGTGGGGAATAAGTAA
- a CDS encoding GNAT family N-acetyltransferase, with product MNGDKKLTNFTDKTGYMEIQIQHHEEKNRGIFFVGIENERVAEMTYFYRGKDKIVIDQTSVSDKLRGQGIAKRLLAEAVGFARNNNLKIVPVCSFVRDMFHKVDDYRDVAALDNDQGSMINDQ from the coding sequence TTGAATGGTGATAAAAAATTAACTAATTTTACAGACAAAACAGGTTATATGGAAATCCAAATACAGCACCATGAGGAAAAGAACAGGGGGATTTTCTTTGTGGGAATAGAAAATGAACGAGTTGCCGAAATGACGTATTTCTACCGGGGTAAAGATAAAATCGTTATCGATCAAACTTCAGTATCCGACAAATTAAGAGGCCAGGGCATAGCCAAAAGATTGCTGGCTGAAGCTGTCGGATTTGCCAGAAATAATAACCTGAAGATTGTACCTGTATGTTCTTTTGTCAGGGACATGTTTCATAAAGTGGATGACTACCGGGATGTTGCGGCTTTAGACAATGATCAGGGATCAATGATCAATGATCAATAA